One Trichomycterus rosablanca isolate fTriRos1 chromosome 10, fTriRos1.hap1, whole genome shotgun sequence DNA window includes the following coding sequences:
- the egr2b gene encoding early growth response protein 2b — protein MMTAKTLEKTPVTLGGFVYPLSEGIYSVDEITASSLPGSVTIFPHGDLGGHYEPINGISGDGLVGGDMSVEKRSIDLPYSSFAQPAAPRSQTFTYMGKFSIDSQYPANWNPEGVINIVSAGILGMTQASSASSSPSSSSSVSPTHFSSTLSCSVAQGQADMDQQHIYSPPPPYSGCPEVYQDPSAFLSTSTCPISSYPPPAYCSPKPSADAGLFPILPDYTGFFQPPCQRDMQSMQERKPFACPLDPFRVPPPLTPLNTIRNFTLGAPVAEGARLPAAYSPPNLPLRPILRPRKYPNRPSKTPVHERPYPCPAEGCDRRFSRSDELTRHIRIHTGHKPFQCRICMRNFSRSDHLTTHIRTHTGEKPFACDFCGRKFARSDERKRHTKIHLRQKERKATTSSSASVSAAGLNSSSGISQ, from the exons ATGATGACCGCCAAAACTTTGGAGAAGACTCCTGTCACCCTGGGAGGCTTTGTTTACCCCCTGTCAGAGGGTATCTACTCAGTGGACGAGATCACTGCCAGTTCGCTGCCAGGCTCGGTCACCATATTTCCACACGGTGACCTAGGAGGACATTACGAACCGATAAACGGAATTTCAGGAG ATGGCTTGGTTGGCGGTGATATGAGCGTGGAGAAGCGCTCCATCGACCTGCCCTATAGCAGCTTTGCGCAACCGGCGGCTCCACGCAGTCAGACGTTTACCTACATGGGAAAGTTTTCGATCGACTCCCAGTACCCGGCCAACTGGAACCCAGAGGGCGTGATCAACATCGTGAGCGCGGGCATCCTGGGCATGACCCAGGCCTCTTCGGCGTCCTCGTCTCCATCCTCCTCCTCGTCGGTGTCTCCGACTCACTTCTCCAGCACGCTCAGCTGCTCAGTGGCGCAGGGCCAGGCAGACATGGACCAGCAGCACATCTACTCTCCTCCACCACCCTACTCAGGATGCCCTGAGGTCTACCAGGACCCGTCCGCCTTCCTGTCAACATCCACCTGCCCGATCTCCTCGTACCCGCCGCCAGCCTACTGCTCCCCTAAGCCTAGCGCCGACGCAGGGCTTTTCCCAATCCTCCCGGACTACACGGGCTTCTTCCAGCCACCGTGCCAGCGTGATATGCAGTCCATGCAAGAGCGCAAACCTTTTGCGTGCCCGCTTGACCCGTTCCGCGTACCGCCACCCCTCACGCCCCTAAACACCATCAGGAACTTTACTCTGGGTGCGCCGGTGGCCGAGGGAGCGCGTTTGCCCGCCGCATACAGCCCACCTAATCTGCCACTCAGGCCCATCCTGCGACCGAGGAAATACCCCAACAGGCCGAGCAAGACTCCCGTGCACGAACGGCCGTATCCATGCCCGGCAGAGGGCTGCGACCGGCGCTTCTCAAGGTCTGACGAGCTGACCAGGCACATCCGCATCCACACGGGACACAAGCCCTTCCAGTGCCGCATCTGCATGAGGAACTTCAGCCGCAGCGACCACCTAACCACGCACATCCGCACGCACACCGGGGAGAAACCGTTCGCGTGTGATTTCTGCGGTCGCAAGTTCGCTCGCAGCGACGAGAGAAAGAGGCACACCAAGATCCACCTGAGGCAGAAGGAGAGAAAAGCCACGACGTCGTCTTCGGCATCTGTGTCCGCCGCTGGCTTAAACTCCTCGTCGGGAATAAGCCAATAA
- the adoa gene encoding 2-aminoethanethiol (cysteamine) dioxygenase a produces the protein MPRNSRPSLIQKIAKQADITFKNCCSPGIGHSKEFAANLTELGALLNRIRAADLNVIARKDASGSAESSGPQAHLSAPVSYTHICETRTFSMGVFTLRSGASIPLHDHPDMNGMLKVLYGKVRIRCFDKSEPGPDSQAPVPEEKESVRLAVLRACGEFTEHSAPCVLSPHRDNLHQIDALDGPAAFLDILAPPYDPDHGRDCHYYRVLRTDTQNGDDTKKETVWLLEIPQPEEFWCGGEPYRGPRVTV, from the coding sequence ATGCCGCGCAACAGCAGACCTTCTCTCATCCAGAAAATAGCCAAACAAGCGGACATCACGTTTAAAAACTGCTGCTCTCCGGGGATCGGGCACAGTAAAGAGTTCGCGGCGAACCTAACCGAGCTGGGTGCGCTGTTGAACAGGATCAGAGCCGCAGATCTGAACGTTATAGCGCGCAAAGACGCGTCAGGCTCGGCTGAAAGTTCGGGTCCGCAGGCGCACCTGAGCGCTCCGGTCAGCTACACGCACATCTGTGAGACTCGAACCTTCAGCATGGGTGTGTTCACACTGCGCAGCGGTGCGTCCATTCCTCTACACGACCACCCGGACATGAACGGCATGCTCAAAGTGCTCTACGGCAAGGTGCGCATCCGCTGCTTCGACAAATCCGAGCCCGGACCCGACAGCCAGGCTCCGGTCCCGGAGGAGAAGGAGTCGGTGCGGCTGGCGGTGCTGCGCGCATGTGGGGAGTTCACCGAGCACAGCGCGCCGTGCGTACTGAGCCCCCACAGGGACAACCTGCACCAGATCGACGCCCTGGACGGACCCGCCGCTTTCCTGGACATCCTGGCACCGCCTTACGACCCGGATCATGGCAGGGATTGTCACTACTACCGAGTGTTACGCACAGACACCCAGAACGGCGACGATACCAAGAAGGAAACCGTCTGGCTTTTGGAGATCCCTCAGCCTGAGGAATTCTGGTGCGGGGGCGAACCCTACAGAGGCCCCAGAGTTACAGTTTAG